Genomic window (Streptococcus suis S735):
CATCAACTGGAGAACAGCGTCTCCTAAAAATTCCAAGCGCTCATTATGTGAAATTTTTAGAAGGCGATGCTCATTGGCATAAGAAGTATGGGTAAAAGCCGTTTCTAATAAATTCAAATCCGAAAAATCAATCCCAAAATCAGCCAATAATTTTGCATGTAAATCTTTCATCTATATGCTCCTTTCTAACTTAAACGAAATAGATAGTTTACATTTACTCCGTCCTAACATTATACCATATTTTCCACTGGACTTCTCTTGTCAACTAAGTTTCAGCCAGCACCTCTCCACATCTTTTTGCAAACATTTACATATTCATCAGATTTCGATAAAATAGAAGAAAAAAGAAGAACGTTAGCATGCAAAATAAGACAAAACCACTCAATACATCACTGCTCTCCCTCATCCAGTTCATCGGAGCCATTCTCGTTATCGCCCTCCATTGCCGCAGGTTATTTGAAACAGACCAGCTCCACTTCATCCAAAAATCAATCTTTAGTCGCATGGTCGTTCCCTACTTCATGGTCACAGCCAGCTTCTTCCTCCGACGCAACTACCCCAGCCTCTCCAAACAATACCTAATCCGCTACAGCAAGCAGTACCTGACCTGGTCCGTCCTCTACCTACCCTTCTACCTCTTCTACCTAAACCTCCAAGAAATCCCCCTACTCCACTACCCCCTCGCACTCCTAGTCGGACTGACCTACACAGGCACCAGCTACCAACTCTGGTACATGCCCGCCTTCCTGCTAGGTCTTGTCCTTGTCCACTATTCTTTAAGGAAATGGGGCTGGCGCATCACAGCTTGTCTAGCCTGCCTTCTCTATCTTCTAGGCTCAGTCGAAACCTACTCCTCCTACCTGGCAGAATCGATTTTCCTGACCGCATTTGACAGCTACAAAACCTTCTTTTTCACCAGCCGCAACGGCCTCTTCTACGCACCGATTTTTGTCCTGACAGGCTTTTATCTAGCCGACAAACTCAATCACCCCATTTTCCAATACCGACAAAAAAACAAACTACTTGTCTGCACAGCCCTTTTAGCTTTTGAAGCCACTGTCATCTATCTCAAACAGGGCTACGACAAGAACTTTCTATTTAGCCTGATTCCATTCACAGCCTATCTAGTCGCCTGGACCCTAACCACAGATCTATTCCGCCAGAAAAAATTCCAATTTCTAAAAGAATACGCCAGCTATTATTATTTTATCCATGTTATCCCAGTCGAAATCAGCTTTTTCTTCCTAGAAAATCATTCCCTGACTATAATACAGCAAGGCTGGCTGGTTTTCTTTATCACCATCATCACTTGCCAACTGCTCAGCTGGTTAATCATTAATACTCAATGAAAATCAAAAACAGACTAGCTCCAACAGTCTGGCAATAGACTGTTGGAGGTCGGAAATTAGACGAACTTGGTTCGTGACCGTAAGATGCAGATAGAACACTGTTCCTTATTATATTTCAAGGGAACAGGCTGAAAAGATCCACTGGACCTTTTCACTCATCAAATCAAGTCAACAACGTCTGATTTTGATTTTCGAAGGGTATAAGCACAAAAGAACCTTGTAAGATCTAACTTACAAGGCTTTTTTTACAAATCAAAATCCTCTGTCAATTTGGCAATGACCTCTTGGAGAAGTTCACGATTGACACTGTATTTGACATCGCTATTTTTTGTATTGAAGAGAAGTAAGTCACCGTTAATCAGCTTTTGAGTGTGGAAAGACACTGCCGCCCCTGTAATAGCCAGTCGTTCTGCAATGTCCTTGCTCTTGGCATGAGGCTTGGTCAGCTCAACCAAGACCTGATAGCGCGTACTATCGCTGATGACTTTAAGAGCCGTTGTCAAATCATCCAGATCCAGCTCGTCATTTGACAGCATAATCTGATCAATTCGACAGGAAGCTAAAAGAGCGACTTTCATATAGTCAAATTCTTCGTTGCCATAATAAGCAAACCAATAATTCCACGGACTGAGAACGAAGAATTGAGCATTTTCAACACTCAAAGCATCCAAGCCAGTCATGGACAACTGTTTGGAGTCTCGATAGAGTTTCTCAATGTCAAAATCCCTAGCAAAGGCTTCCCGCTCAACTCTTGCTTGCTCAAAATAGGGCTGGTAGATTGGAAGCATCTTATCCAAGAGATGGACAGACCGCTCAACTGTTTCCAGGGGATTGCGGATAGCCAGTGACCAGTACCACTTATCTGCCGGCTTTTTATCCGTTTTTTCCAAAAGTTCCATGAGGCTGAGGGTCTTCTCACGATGTCCGTCATTTTCAGATGCCAACATGGTTCGCATGGCATCTTCTACTTCTTCTTGAGACAGCTTTAAAATCAATTGACAAGCTTCCTCAACTGTCTTTGGATCCTGCCCATCATTCAAGATATAGAAATAAAGACTATGCAAAATGTTAAAAATATATCCCCAGACAAAGACTTGATTGACTTCTTGACGAAAATCTGCCAACTTTTCTTCAATCTCATCACGAATGTCCAAGGTATCTTTGAGAATGCCTTTTTCTTTCTGTGAAAAATCCGCCTCAATCGGTTCCTCACGCTCCTTGACAATTAAAGGAATAAAGAATTTTTCGACAATCTCGCTTCTATAATCTCGGTAATCTAATTTCATACGCATACTTTCTAAGCTTTAACAACTACTTCATTTTTAGACTTACGCCCCACAAGAATAGTATAGCTTACTAGTCCTACAGAAAGCAAGAGGAAGATGAGAGAAATACTTGTCGCAGAAAGCACTGTCACCATTAGGGCAACTAAAGCTTGACCTGCTACCATACCAATCTGGCAGAAAGCATCAATCCCTCCACCGACTGTCGCCAATTTATCTTCAGGCAGTTCATTTAAGACCAAGGCATTCATTTTCGGATTGAAGACACCCAAAGTCATAGCTGTCACAAAAATAATCGTCAATACCACATAAATATTGTGGAGAAAGAAACCTGAGAAAATCAAGACTGGCATCAATGTAGAGAATTTGAGGAGATTGATTAAGCTGACATTTTTGAACAAAGCCATACCGATACTTGACCCCAAGATACTACCAACTGAGAAGAAAATGGAAATCAAAGCAACGGTTGTTCCTGCATTGACAATCACAAAGTCTGAGAACTCCTTCATATTTAGAATAACTAATGGTGAAAGTGCGGTAAAAATGGCATTCAGGCTGGCAATGGTCACAATTGACGCTTTGAGAACTGGAATATTCTGAACAGCTTGGTAGGATTCTTTGAGACTGTTACGCATGCCCTTGATAATACCTGCTTCTGTTTCTGTTTGCTCAGCTTCTTGGATTGGATTTTCCTTCAGTAGCTTGGCAAGAGCTGGACGGAGGGTTGCCATGATAGCAAGACTGACCAAGAAGGTCCCTGCATTGAAGAAGGCGAGATTCTGGTAAGACATAAATCCGATCAGGATAGCACCGCTAGCTTGGAAGGCAATTTGCAAAAGACTTTTCACCGTCATCTTAAAAGCCATAGCTGTTTCACGGTCTTCAGCAGCCACAACCCGCAAGCTGACTGGCATATAGAGACCGTTTTCGTATTGACCAGCAAGGTCAGACAGGAAGTTGATGACGCAGACC
Coding sequences:
- a CDS encoding MFS transporter yields the protein MKRLIHNKLFLSSFVADLISNFGDTLYYLALMNYVLLLPDTKFALAMITASETLPILAGLFIGIWADKTKNKLDTILATLVVRVGLYAFVGFLMGFAPALWVVAVVCVINFLSDLAGQYENGLYMPVSLRVVAAEDRETAMAFKMTVKSLLQIAFQASGAILIGFMSYQNLAFFNAGTFLVSLAIMATLRPALAKLLKENPIQEAEQTETEAGIIKGMRNSLKESYQAVQNIPVLKASIVTIASLNAIFTALSPLVILNMKEFSDFVIVNAGTTVALISIFFSVGSILGSSIGMALFKNVSLINLLKFSTLMPVLIFSGFFLHNIYVVLTIIFVTAMTLGVFNPKMNALVLNELPEDKLATVGGGIDAFCQIGMVAGQALVALMVTVLSATSISLIFLLLSVGLVSYTILVGRKSKNEVVVKA
- a CDS encoding ArsR/SmtB family transcription factor, giving the protein MKLDYRDYRSEIVEKFFIPLIVKEREEPIEADFSQKEKGILKDTLDIRDEIEEKLADFRQEVNQVFVWGYIFNILHSLYFYILNDGQDPKTVEEACQLILKLSQEEVEDAMRTMLASENDGHREKTLSLMELLEKTDKKPADKWYWSLAIRNPLETVERSVHLLDKMLPIYQPYFEQARVEREAFARDFDIEKLYRDSKQLSMTGLDALSVENAQFFVLSPWNYWFAYYGNEEFDYMKVALLASCRIDQIMLSNDELDLDDLTTALKVISDSTRYQVLVELTKPHAKSKDIAERLAITGAAVSFHTQKLINGDLLLFNTKNSDVKYSVNRELLQEVIAKLTEDFDL
- a CDS encoding acyltransferase family protein produces the protein MQNKTKPLNTSLLSLIQFIGAILVIALHCRRLFETDQLHFIQKSIFSRMVVPYFMVTASFFLRRNYPSLSKQYLIRYSKQYLTWSVLYLPFYLFYLNLQEIPLLHYPLALLVGLTYTGTSYQLWYMPAFLLGLVLVHYSLRKWGWRITACLACLLYLLGSVETYSSYLAESIFLTAFDSYKTFFFTSRNGLFYAPIFVLTGFYLADKLNHPIFQYRQKNKLLVCTALLAFEATVIYLKQGYDKNFLFSLIPFTAYLVAWTLTTDLFRQKKFQFLKEYASYYYFIHVIPVEISFFFLENHSLTIIQQGWLVFFITIITCQLLSWLIINTQ